TAGGCTCAGTTTTTGTTAAAGCTATTTATTTTGCTTTTGGTTTTGCATAATATGATTTGTTTAAAATTTCAATCATATCTGTAACAATTGGCAAGCGTGGGTTACATGGTGAACATTGATCCTCGTATGCAAGGTATGCAACTTCTTCCTTGTGTGCTTCGAAGTCTTCAACAGCAATTCCTTGTTCTTGAAGGTTCATCACAATTCCACAACGCTCTGCAAGGTCATGACATGCTTTTGCATAGCTTTCAACACCTTCTTCAACAGTGTCTGCTTTGAGTCCTAAGATACGTGCTAACTCAGCATAGCGCTCATTTGCACGGTATACATTGTACTTAGGCCATAGTGATGGTTTTTCTGGTTGTGTTCCGTTGTAACGAATTACATGAGGCATCAAGATTGCATTGATACGTCCGTGAGGTACATGCCAACGTCCACCGATCTTATGTGCAAGTGAGTGGTTGATTCCTAAGAATGCGTTCCCAAACGCCATCCCTGCAAGTGTTGATGCATTATGCATTTTTTCACGTGCTTCAAGATCGTTTTTACCATCTTTAACTGCGCGCTCTAAGTATTCAAATACCATCTTAACAGCTTGAACGCAGAGTCCATCTGTAAAGTCGCTTGCGAAGTTTGAAACAAATGCTTCAGTAGCATGTGTTAATACGTCTAACCCTGTATCTGCAGTTACAGATGCTGGTAGGTTTGTGGTAAAGATTGGGTCTACGATTGCGATTTGAGGTACCATAGCGTAGTCAGCCAATGGATACTTCTTGTTTTCTTTCTTGTCTGTGATAACAGCAAATGGTGTTACTTCACTACCTGTACCAGATGTTGTTGGGATACATACCATTTTCGCTTTACGCCCAAGTTCAGGATATTTGAATGCACGTTTACGGATATCGATGAATTTTTGTTTTAGATCATTGAAGTCGATATCTGGTTGTTCATAGAAGATCCACATACCCTTCGCAGCATCCATTGGTGATCCACCACCAAGTGCGATGATTGTATCTGGTTTAAATGATTGCATCATTTCGAATCCTTTACGTACTGTTTCGATTGATGGATCTGGTTCAACATCTGTAAACAATTGGATGGATACAGCGTCTCTACGTTTGTTGAGTTGATCAATGATCACGTTTGTGAATCCTAAGTTAACCATTGATTGGTCTGCTACGATGAATACACGTTCAACATCAACCATTTCTGTTAGGTAACGAATTGAGTTTCTTTCGAAGTAAATCTTTTGTGGAACTTTGAACCATTGCATATTGTTGTTACGTCTCCCTATCTTCTTAATGTTTAATAAGTGAACTGCACTAACATTATCGCCAACTGAGTTATGACCATATGATCCACAACCAAGTGTTAATGAAGGGATGAATTCGTTGTATACGTTTCCGATTCCACCAAATGTTGATGGTGAGTTCCAGATAATACGAATTGCAGGTACTGCTTTACCAAAACGCTCTGAGATTTCTTTTGATTTTGTATGAACTGCTGCAGAGTGTCCTAGTCCATTAAATTCAACCATTTCTTTTGAAAGGCGAATTCCATCGTCGGTATCCTTCGCTTGGATTACTGCTAATACTGGAGAAAGTTTTTCACGAGTGAGTACTTCTTGAGGTCCAACAGACTTACATTCTGCAGCAAGAATTGATGTATTTGCAGGAACTGTGATTCCAGCTTGTTCAGCAAGCCATGTTGCATCGCGTCCTACGATTGCAGGATTCAATACAGCATCTTTAAAGTTTTCGTCAACTGAAGCAACTCCGAATAGGAAGCGTTCGAGTTTCGCTTTTTCTTCTTTATTTACAAAGTATACGCCATACTTCTTAAGACCATCGCATACTTGTTTGTACACTTCTTTATCAGCGATTACAGCTTGTTCAGAAGCACAGATCATCCCGTTATCAAATGCTTTTGATAATGCGATATCGTTCACTGCTTGGGCGATGTCTGCAGATTTTTCGATGTATGCAGGTACGTTACCAGCTCCAACTCCAAGTGCAGGTTTACCACATGAGTAAGCAGCGTGTACCATTGCGTTACCACCTGTTGCAAGAATTGTCGCAACGCCTTCATGTTTCATTAATTGGTCTGTTTTTTCTTTTGATCCACGTTCAATCCATTGCACACAGTTTTCAGGAGCACCTGCTTTAACCGCAGCATCTAATACTACTTTTGCAGCAGCAACTGAACATTGTTGTGCAGATGGGTGGAATGAGAAGATAATTGGGTTACGTGTCTTTAAACAAATTAGAGATTTAAAGATTGCTGTTGATGTTGGGTTTGTTACTGGAGTAATACCACATACAACACCAACTGGTTCAGCGATTTGAGTAATTCCTGTTACTTCATCTTCATGAATGATTCCAACAGTTTTTAAGTTACGCATATTATTTGTTACGTATTCAGTAGCAAACATGTTTTTTGTCGCTTTATCTTCGAATACACCACGTTTTGTTTCTTCAACTGCTAACTTAGCAAGTGTTCCGTGGGCATCAATCGCAGCGATACATGCCTTAGCTACAATGTAATCTATTTTCTCTTGATCGAGCTCCATGAACTCTTGGAGGGCTTTTTGACCCTTCTCAACGAGTACATCGACTTCGTTATCAATTTTTACTTCTTGTACTTTATCTACTTTTTTCGTCATACTTTGTCTCCTTGTTAATCAATTCACTAGTATCATATCAGTTATTATTTTTTTCACAAATAATATATGCAAATTAATTCGCATATTTTTTACAATTTTTTCCATGTAAGAATTGTAACCGCTTTGCTTGTGAAAAATATCACTTGTTTTGTTATTCTTTATGTTTTCATCACAGAAATCATTTATACCTCAATGGTAGTACTCCAATTTTTTTGTGATTGTGGCTCAATCTTTTCAATACCAAATTTATGATTTAGGATTTTATCATGATCGATCCGATCCCCAAATCCTGCCCATGGTTCCAAGCAAACAAACGGTGCTTGGGTTCCATCTTCAAGGGTTGGTGTCCAAATTCCAAGATGTGGATATGAGCGTACATCCATCGCAAGCTTACGTTTTCCATCATGAAGGATTACACGGTGTACTTCTTCAAATACCAAGGTCATGTTTTCATACGTCATCATATCAAAATCAACACGATACCCATCGAATTCAGTTTCACCATTACAATACGGTCCATCAAAGGTATATTGTTTAAATGGCTTAGGTCCTTGTAATTCAATATATGCGTCTTTTGATTCGACGATAAATGCCGGATGATATCCAAAGCTGTAATACATATCTGTTTCCCCTGCGTTAACAATGGTCGCATCGATTAATAAATTTCTTCCCAATAATGTATAGGCTATAATCACCTCAAAATCAAAAGGATATACTTCACGGGTCTTATCATTACTCATGAATTTTAGTGTACATGCTGTTTCAGTTTGATCCTCTACGCTAAAATCACTGTCTCGTAGGAACCCGTGTTGAGATAATGGGTAGGTTTTCCCGTCAACACTGTATTCATTATCTAGAAGACGTCCTACAATCGGAAATAAAAATGGTGCCACACGATTCCACCATGTTGCATCTTTATTCCATAAAATCGATTTCCCATCCACTGTAATGGATTCCAAACTTGCACCTTTAACAGTAATTTCTGCGATTACTTCATTATTTCTAATTTTAATCATTGGTTCCTCCTTATATATTCACAATTATAATTATATAGGAATTACCTAGGTAACACTATGGTTTTCATAAACTCTTCACGATGATTCACAAAGATTTCGTATACATTTCAAGTAATTTTATGATACAGAAAAAAAATATTCACACTTTTGTTTATATCGAGATAATTTCATAAATGATGAGTTCTTCATAATATCCTTACAGGAATTGCCTTATTCAAATAAAAATGAATACACTAAACAACAGATAAACAAGGCAATTCTTATAAAGACACTATAGACCTATTTGGGATAAAACAATAAAGGAGCATAGTAGAAATCTAGTATGCTCCTTTATTGATTAATGCTTTTTGATGATTGTTGTATTAATCGCCAATTGAGATCCAAAGTCCTGGACGAACATAGCAAGGCTGATCATACGGTTTACTACTTCCTGGTTTACCATCACTATAGATATTTGCGGCAACGAACGAGCTATTAGCTGGGCTTCGCAACCATGAAGACAATCCATCAACGATAGTCGCAGGAGCTATTTCATAATAATTTATATCTGAAACACTCAGAGCAAATGCAGTCTTAGTACCTGTTTGGCTAACATAAGAGTATGCGTAATCCTTAGTTTTCCAATCGGTGTATATACCCTCATCTTCTTCTACTTCATAATTTGCTGGAAGAACATAAGCATTGTCTGTATGACTCTTGATGTAATTGTTGTAATACTTTTCATTTACTTCTTCAAGATATGAACCCTCATAACCTTGATAATTAGCGCCTGTTTTGTTGAATCGAACTTTTCCACTAGAGTGCTCAAATCCCATGGATTGGATAACACTTGCTGAGAGAATATCACCGAGTAAAAGCGCAGTCTTATTTTGGGCATCAACATACACTATTGTATATATATGTCCAGCGAAGTTAATTGAATCTCCGACTTTCTTGTTTCCAAGATCAAAACCAGGTGCTTCAGCTTTTGGTTCGACATTTTTAATTGCATCTTCAAGGTCTTCAATCGCTTTGATAACATCTTCGATTGTTGTATTTGGATTATCATATGTGTTTTCGCCATTTTCGATAGCATTTTGAAGTTTATCACCAGACTCATCCGTTAATGTATCTTGATCAATTAGTTTTGCTTCATCAAGAAGGTCTTGAAGTTCTTGAAGTAAGTCTTCTAAGGTTTTGTTGTTAGAAGATCCTGGTGTTTTGATGTCTTCAAGCATATCGATGATATCAGAGTTTCCATCGGTCCATAGTTTCAAGTCGTCTTGAGATACTGCATCCATTGATACATTGATTTGGTAGTTAGCAGTTCCTGTAGGTTGTTTTACAAGAGTTACACTTTCCAAGAAATTTGGTGTCATTGTACTTGGTATTTTCGCAACATTACTGTGTTCAAGTGCTTGTCCCCAATAAACATATCCTTGATCACTAGTTGTGTCGATAATCCATTTCGCAACAGGTTGTTTTCCACCAGCAACCCATTCTTGAAGTGTGATTACTTCGCTACCCAATTGCCACTTAACATACTCATCAAATGGTGATTCAACGCCATCCCACTTCTTAATTGTATATGTGCTTTGATCATTTTGCGCTGGTTTAACATCATGTTGTTTATCAGTGCGTGAAGAATCTGCATGATTTTCAACACCGTCTACAATTGATGTCATATCATCACCAGTTATTCCAGTTACAATATAGTTACCATATTGTCCATTAGGATCATGAGCTTGTGTTCTAATATAGTAGTATTCTTGCTTGTCAAAGTAACCTTTTAGTTTCTCAATGCGTTGATCATCTTCAAGATCATAATCATGATCGGTTAGATTCAAGGTCGCAAGGAATGCTTCTGCAGCTTCCTTTGTATCAAAACGATAGAAGTTCCCTTGAGTATCAATCATATAACGATGTCTTGTATAGACATACTCACGGCTTCCAATTTCCATGTACTCTTTGAATTGAAGACGAATAAATCCATCTTGATAAATTGCGTTGGTGTCGTTATTGTCTTCACCGTTTCGAACAGCAACACTCTTTGTAACTGCTTCACCTTTCTTCCAATTTGTAACCTCTTTAAAGTTCTCTACAAGAACAATATGATGTTCAAAATCAGCGGTACTAAAGCTGTTATTTTTATGCTGATCAAGGTTTTGCCATGCAAGTGACCCTGACAACAACAACGCGATAGCGATAGCGCCTGTCGTAAAGGTCGCTTTCTTTTTACGTGTTAGTTTCATCTTTCTCCTCCTTAACACTGGTACTGCTGGACGTGTCCTGCAAGTAAAACCATCTTACCAAGTGCATGATTTGAAAAAATAATAAAAATTATTCCAGAGGAAAATATGCGTTGGATTTCGTTTGAGTACAATCATGAACGCTATTTTCTAATATTATTTCTAAATTTGGGAAATTTATATATTTTATTGATTCACTATGAAACTTACGTTATCATTCTTAACTCAAACTAAATAAATAGAGTTATACAGAGTTAATTATTCAGAAGTCGATGTTATCTATATACAGTAAATTACGTTTGTTTTTCTTATTTCAATTGATTAATTTCAATCAATATATAACTTCTACGCAACAGTTTACTGGTACAAATCATTGTAAACTAGCGTTTGGCATCACATCATAATCAGAATACTATCCTATTTATAAATTTGTTGCATCTCTTTTATATTATTCAACTGGCTTGTTATAACTGTAGCTATTTTCCCCCATTCAAAATAATAAAAAAGGTTCTAGCGAGAAGAGAATCATTATCCCATTCGCTACAACCTCATATTTATTAAGAAATAGTTAATCCGTAATTATCTGTCAATTGAAATCCAAAGTGCGGGACGAACCAGGTTTATGTGATTAAACACTTGTCCTGCATATAGCTTACCATCCGTGTATATAGTTCCAGCTTGATCAACATCGCCACCCGGACTGCGAAGCCACGAACCAGTACCATCTGCGAGATATACATCAGTCATTTTATAATAATTTATGTCCGAAACTGCTAATGCAAATGCAGTTTTTAGACCATTTTCGTGAATGTAAGAAAACTTATCGTTCTTCACATTCCAATTACTTGGGTCG
This DNA window, taken from Erysipelothrix larvae, encodes the following:
- the adhE gene encoding bifunctional acetaldehyde-CoA/alcohol dehydrogenase, with protein sequence MTKKVDKVQEVKIDNEVDVLVEKGQKALQEFMELDQEKIDYIVAKACIAAIDAHGTLAKLAVEETKRGVFEDKATKNMFATEYVTNNMRNLKTVGIIHEDEVTGITQIAEPVGVVCGITPVTNPTSTAIFKSLICLKTRNPIIFSFHPSAQQCSVAAAKVVLDAAVKAGAPENCVQWIERGSKEKTDQLMKHEGVATILATGGNAMVHAAYSCGKPALGVGAGNVPAYIEKSADIAQAVNDIALSKAFDNGMICASEQAVIADKEVYKQVCDGLKKYGVYFVNKEEKAKLERFLFGVASVDENFKDAVLNPAIVGRDATWLAEQAGITVPANTSILAAECKSVGPQEVLTREKLSPVLAVIQAKDTDDGIRLSKEMVEFNGLGHSAAVHTKSKEISERFGKAVPAIRIIWNSPSTFGGIGNVYNEFIPSLTLGCGSYGHNSVGDNVSAVHLLNIKKIGRRNNNMQWFKVPQKIYFERNSIRYLTEMVDVERVFIVADQSMVNLGFTNVIIDQLNKRRDAVSIQLFTDVEPDPSIETVRKGFEMMQSFKPDTIIALGGGSPMDAAKGMWIFYEQPDIDFNDLKQKFIDIRKRAFKYPELGRKAKMVCIPTTSGTGSEVTPFAVITDKKENKKYPLADYAMVPQIAIVDPIFTTNLPASVTADTGLDVLTHATEAFVSNFASDFTDGLCVQAVKMVFEYLERAVKDGKNDLEAREKMHNASTLAGMAFGNAFLGINHSLAHKIGGRWHVPHGRINAILMPHVIRYNGTQPEKPSLWPKYNVYRANERYAELARILGLKADTVEEGVESYAKACHDLAERCGIVMNLQEQGIAVEDFEAHKEEVAYLAYEDQCSPCNPRLPIVTDMIEILNKSYYAKPKAK